The Desmonostoc muscorum LEGE 12446 genome includes a region encoding these proteins:
- a CDS encoding MASE1 domain-containing protein, translating to MIDSRKIATMRRWLMISLLGLLALIVAHGMALIYRIQPGVSLWFPPSGVAISLTFWFGPFGIILTGLASFLMSPAWGFHGWERLSALADIIEPLVAWLLYRRFWRGSRTLNTLKDAALFIVSVPLIASATLAIIGNLTFAAIGKMPISSLGTNIPHWWLGNAMGVMAIAPTALLVITPYLQSQGWLLSAEPLNSSFVSPNFPPSRRFILEFSTIILISVAIATLTVAETDQNGFRFQQLSFLSFVPVIWAATRFGVTCGMLTASFCVLVTLFSYLVAYPNAMSLPTFPVEAQVLHVHKLSLLVQCIVSLLVGIAITERSKIQVELAVERVRLGEYQARAELSEQLIQLNESLAQTNTSLEKSHQEKDELLKREQALRNSLSNILSSMTDAFIAVNQDWEITYANRQAAKIHNLASADLIGKNYWEQWTGARGTEFEREYQRSLCENIPVHFQVLYAPWDMWLEIHAYPAEDGLGIFFRDITERKQVEQEREYLLMREQIARSEAEKANRLKDEFLAVLSHELRTPLNPILGWATLLKKNNLEEATKIRGIETIERNAKLQIQLIEDLLDVSRIQQGKMTLNIQPVNLANTIEEAKETVRLAIEAKNISLETVLNHNIGMVAGDAGRLQQIIWNLLSNAVKFTPSAGKIKIILEQVNSYAQVQVQDNGKGISPEFLPYVFDYFRQADGTTTRQFGGLGLGLAIVKHLTELHGGTVKVDSAGEGMGATFTVRLPFMPDRGQITPKIRQSNNALSLPGLHILVVDDDVDTGEFLTYILAQSRAKVTAVASAGEALEILAKTQVDLLLSDIGMPGIDGYMLMRLIRAMPLEKGGKIPAIALTAYAGEINQKQALAAGFQIHLVKPVETERLFQAISEVLATAAS from the coding sequence ATGATAGACTCCAGGAAAATTGCCACGATGCGTCGATGGCTGATGATTTCACTTTTGGGCTTACTTGCCCTGATCGTCGCTCATGGGATGGCATTGATTTACCGCATTCAGCCTGGAGTCTCGCTGTGGTTCCCCCCATCAGGGGTAGCGATCTCCTTAACTTTCTGGTTTGGCCCTTTTGGTATTATTCTCACCGGACTAGCATCTTTTTTGATGTCCCCCGCTTGGGGGTTTCATGGTTGGGAGCGATTAAGTGCTTTGGCGGATATCATAGAACCTCTAGTTGCTTGGTTGCTTTACCGTCGTTTTTGGAGAGGTTCTCGAACACTAAATACCCTCAAAGATGCTGCCCTTTTTATTGTCAGTGTACCTCTGATTGCCAGTGCTACTTTGGCGATCATTGGTAACTTAACTTTTGCCGCAATAGGTAAAATGCCCATTAGCAGCTTAGGTACTAATATTCCCCATTGGTGGTTAGGCAATGCAATGGGAGTCATGGCCATTGCACCTACTGCCTTGTTAGTCATCACCCCTTATCTCCAATCTCAGGGCTGGTTATTAAGTGCTGAACCATTAAACTCTTCATTTGTTTCGCCTAATTTTCCACCTTCCCGTCGCTTTATACTAGAATTCAGCACTATAATACTGATTTCTGTAGCAATAGCAACCCTCACTGTTGCCGAAACTGATCAGAATGGCTTTAGATTTCAGCAATTATCTTTTTTGAGTTTTGTGCCTGTAATTTGGGCTGCAACTCGCTTTGGTGTCACCTGTGGGATGTTAACCGCCAGTTTTTGTGTACTGGTGACATTGTTCTCTTATCTAGTTGCGTACCCCAACGCTATGTCCTTGCCCACGTTTCCCGTAGAGGCACAAGTGCTGCACGTTCACAAGTTGAGTTTATTGGTACAGTGTATTGTTAGTTTATTAGTGGGCATTGCCATTACAGAAAGGTCAAAAATTCAAGTAGAGTTGGCTGTAGAAAGAGTCAGACTGGGGGAATATCAAGCCCGTGCTGAATTATCAGAACAACTCATCCAACTCAATGAATCACTGGCGCAAACCAATACTTCCTTAGAAAAATCCCACCAAGAAAAAGATGAATTACTCAAGCGCGAACAAGCCCTCCGCAACAGTTTGAGTAATATTTTGTCAAGCATGACTGATGCTTTTATTGCCGTGAATCAGGATTGGGAGATTACCTACGCTAATCGCCAAGCAGCAAAAATTCATAATTTAGCATCAGCAGACTTGATTGGTAAAAACTACTGGGAACAGTGGACTGGGGCTAGAGGTACAGAGTTTGAGCGAGAATATCAGCGATCGCTCTGTGAAAATATCCCGGTTCATTTTCAGGTATTATACGCACCGTGGGATATGTGGTTGGAAATTCACGCTTACCCTGCTGAAGATGGACTGGGGATATTTTTTAGAGATATCACTGAACGCAAACAGGTAGAACAAGAACGTGAATATCTGCTCATGCGTGAGCAGATTGCTAGAAGTGAAGCAGAAAAAGCCAATCGTTTAAAAGATGAATTTTTAGCAGTTCTTTCCCATGAATTGCGTACTCCTCTGAACCCGATTTTGGGTTGGGCAACCCTGCTGAAAAAGAATAATTTGGAAGAAGCTACAAAAATACGGGGGATAGAAACTATTGAGCGCAATGCTAAATTACAAATTCAACTAATTGAGGACTTATTAGATGTCTCCCGCATCCAACAGGGGAAAATGACTTTAAATATCCAGCCTGTGAATTTAGCTAACACTATTGAAGAAGCCAAGGAAACTGTAAGACTAGCAATTGAAGCTAAAAACATTAGTCTGGAAACTGTACTAAACCATAACATCGGCATGGTTGCAGGTGATGCAGGTCGTTTACAGCAAATTATCTGGAACCTGCTTTCTAATGCCGTTAAATTCACTCCTTCAGCCGGAAAGATAAAAATCATATTAGAACAAGTTAATAGCTATGCCCAAGTTCAAGTTCAAGATAATGGTAAAGGTATTAGCCCAGAATTTCTCCCCTATGTATTTGATTATTTCCGTCAAGCAGATGGCACAACCACAAGACAATTTGGAGGGCTAGGTTTAGGGCTAGCTATTGTTAAGCATCTGACAGAATTACATGGTGGTACTGTGAAAGTAGACAGTGCAGGAGAAGGCATGGGGGCAACATTTACAGTCAGATTACCATTCATGCCTGATAGGGGTCAAATAACACCAAAAATCCGACAATCCAATAATGCTTTAAGTTTGCCAGGGTTGCATATATTAGTGGTAGATGATGATGTAGATACAGGTGAATTTCTCACCTACATATTGGCACAATCAAGAGCAAAAGTGACAGCAGTTGCATCAGCAGGTGAGGCTTTAGAAATCTTAGCCAAAACTCAAGTAGATTTACTATTGAGTGATATTGGTATGCCCGGAATAGATGGTTATATGCTGATGCGATTAATTCGAGCTATGCCGTTAGAAAAAGGAGGGAAAATCCCAGCGATCGCACTCACAGCTTATGCTGGAGAAATTAACCAAAAACAAGCATTAGCTGCCGGATTTCAAATACACTTAGTTAAGCCTGTAGAAACAGAGAGATTATTTCAAGCAATATCAGAAGTTTTAGCTACAGCAGCCTCATAA
- a CDS encoding adenosine kinase — protein MGKKYDVYGVGNALVDIEYEVSLELLQELKIDKGVMTLLDEDSQNHILENLKNLHCHKSCGGSAANTIVAISQLGGKVFYSCKVANDEFGDFYIEDLLKCQVDTNLKNGDRQSGITGKCLVLVTPDADRTMNTFLGITGEFSTQELVSDAIADSEYVYIEGYLVTSPTGKEAAIKAREIAEKAGVKTTMSLSDYNMVKFFKDGLLDIIGPGLDLIFANESEALGLADTQDFQVAVDKLKILSKKFAITRGAKGSVVFDGQKLIEIAAPQVKAVDTVGAGDMYAGAFLYGITQGMSYEEAGKLASAAASKIVTSYGPRLKTEELKALVTA, from the coding sequence ATGGGCAAGAAATATGATGTTTATGGTGTAGGTAATGCCTTAGTAGATATAGAATACGAAGTATCTCTAGAGTTACTACAAGAACTAAAGATTGATAAAGGTGTAATGACACTCCTAGATGAAGACAGTCAAAATCATATTTTGGAAAATCTCAAAAATCTTCATTGCCATAAAAGTTGTGGAGGTTCAGCAGCAAACACAATAGTGGCAATTAGTCAACTAGGAGGAAAAGTTTTTTATTCCTGTAAAGTGGCTAATGATGAATTTGGAGACTTTTACATAGAAGATTTACTCAAATGTCAGGTAGATACCAACTTAAAAAATGGCGATCGCCAATCAGGAATTACAGGTAAATGTTTGGTGTTAGTAACTCCCGATGCAGATCGCACCATGAATACATTTTTGGGAATTACTGGAGAATTTTCTACACAAGAATTAGTATCAGATGCGATCGCTGATTCAGAATATGTATATATCGAAGGATATTTAGTGACTTCTCCCACAGGAAAAGAAGCAGCTATAAAGGCTAGAGAAATAGCTGAAAAAGCGGGAGTAAAAACCACCATGTCCCTATCTGATTACAACATGGTAAAATTTTTTAAAGATGGTTTATTAGACATCATTGGACCTGGTTTAGACTTGATTTTTGCTAATGAAAGTGAAGCATTAGGACTAGCAGATACACAAGATTTTCAAGTAGCTGTAGACAAACTAAAAATCCTGAGTAAGAAATTTGCTATTACTCGCGGTGCCAAGGGTTCAGTAGTATTTGACGGTCAGAAATTAATCGAAATCGCTGCACCTCAAGTAAAAGCTGTAGATACAGTGGGAGCAGGAGATATGTATGCAGGAGCTTTCCTCTATGGAATTACCCAAGGTATGAGCTATGAAGAAGCCGGAAAATTAGCATCGGCCGCAGCTTCTAAGATTGTTACATCCTATGGGCCAAGATTAAAAACTGAGGAATTAAAGGCATTAGTTACTGCTTAG
- a CDS encoding vWA domain-containing protein, which produces MSYPIPSKMWQRASIVTLLLFIPSVGIAILRQSATVAVPANQTPNIPTTLILPNHPDYQALQALVQKYSCVVSVQNFGALPVTRTEFATVLNACLNRSNELVTTDPKIVTQADMKTLQRLQSEFAPELANLRSPIDELETPSPITPAQTPRQRTQAESTRKTKPLPTLMPPLPSIGSGSSVQDQVVNRGNSPKFQVRGSIGRVAPEPQTDSRFNTENYNRIDDNPFHRVSNDPLSTFSIDVDTASYSNVRRFITQGELPPKDAVRIEELINYFTYNYPQPKGDAYGGQSQRPFSVTTEVAAAPWNPQHKLVHVGLQGKRLESETLPPSNLVFLIDVSGSMNDPNKLPLVQQSLKLLVNKLRSEDRVSLVVYAGNAGLVLPATPGSQKSTILAAIDRLEAGGSTAGGQGIELAYKIAKQNFLKSGNNRVILATDGDFNIGISSDADLTRLIEQKRDQGIFLTVLGFGTGNYKDSKMEQLADKGNGNYAYIDTLLEAKKVLVNDLRGTLFTIAKDVKIQVEFNPAKVQAYRLIGYENRLLQNQDFNDDKKDAGDIGAGHSVTALYEIIPTGTKSDVKLPSVDPLRYQHSSVTPPDAAGNELMLLKLRYKLPQNNTSQLITQTIQDEDLRTDQILSTNLRFAAAVATFGMVLRDSEYKGNANYDLAIKLATQAKGEDREGYRDEFIRLVEQCRGLITRK; this is translated from the coding sequence ATGTCTTACCCGATTCCGTCCAAAATGTGGCAGCGAGCCAGTATTGTAACACTATTATTATTTATACCGTCAGTAGGAATTGCGATTTTACGTCAGTCTGCTACGGTTGCCGTTCCAGCCAATCAGACTCCTAATATCCCAACAACCTTAATTCTACCCAACCACCCTGACTACCAAGCACTCCAGGCGTTGGTACAAAAATATAGTTGTGTCGTCTCCGTTCAAAACTTTGGCGCTCTTCCTGTAACCCGGACTGAGTTTGCTACAGTGTTGAATGCTTGTCTGAATCGAAGTAATGAGCTAGTAACAACTGACCCCAAGATAGTTACCCAAGCGGATATGAAAACCCTGCAACGGTTACAGTCCGAATTCGCGCCGGAGTTAGCAAACCTAAGAAGTCCGATAGATGAATTGGAAACTCCTAGTCCCATCACTCCGGCTCAGACTCCCAGACAACGTACTCAAGCCGAGTCTACCCGAAAGACTAAACCCTTACCCACACTGATGCCTCCACTCCCTAGTATTGGCTCTGGCTCATCTGTGCAGGATCAAGTTGTTAACCGTGGGAATAGTCCTAAATTCCAAGTTCGTGGCAGTATTGGAAGGGTTGCCCCGGAGCCACAAACAGATAGCAGATTCAATACAGAGAACTACAACCGGATTGATGATAATCCCTTTCATCGCGTCAGTAATGACCCACTTTCCACCTTTTCCATTGATGTAGATACAGCATCCTATAGCAACGTGCGACGGTTTATTACTCAAGGGGAATTACCACCCAAGGATGCAGTCCGAATTGAAGAACTGATCAACTATTTTACCTACAATTATCCCCAACCAAAAGGCGATGCCTACGGCGGGCAAAGCCAACGCCCCTTTTCCGTCACCACTGAAGTTGCTGCTGCTCCCTGGAATCCTCAACACAAGCTGGTACATGTGGGTTTGCAAGGTAAACGCTTAGAGAGCGAAACCTTACCACCTAGCAACCTAGTATTTCTGATTGATGTCTCCGGTTCTATGAATGACCCCAACAAATTACCCTTGGTACAACAGTCCCTGAAATTGCTGGTGAATAAACTGCGTTCTGAAGACCGGGTAAGTTTGGTAGTTTACGCTGGAAATGCTGGATTGGTATTACCTGCTACTCCTGGTAGTCAAAAATCAACAATTCTGGCGGCCATTGACCGCTTGGAGGCTGGAGGCTCTACTGCTGGCGGTCAGGGCATTGAACTGGCCTACAAGATAGCCAAACAAAACTTCCTCAAGTCTGGTAATAATAGAGTAATTTTAGCTACTGACGGAGATTTTAATATAGGGATTTCCAGTGATGCCGACCTGACGCGATTAATTGAACAGAAGCGAGATCAGGGAATTTTCCTGACGGTGTTGGGATTTGGCACCGGCAACTATAAGGACTCAAAAATGGAGCAACTGGCTGATAAGGGTAACGGCAACTACGCTTACATCGATACCCTATTGGAAGCCAAAAAGGTTTTAGTTAACGATCTCAGGGGAACTCTGTTTACCATCGCCAAGGATGTGAAAATTCAGGTGGAATTTAATCCGGCGAAAGTTCAGGCATATCGCTTAATTGGCTACGAAAACCGTCTGTTGCAAAACCAGGATTTCAATGACGACAAGAAAGATGCAGGCGATATTGGGGCTGGTCATTCTGTGACAGCGCTTTATGAAATAATTCCCACTGGCACGAAAAGTGATGTGAAACTACCTTCGGTAGACCCCTTGCGGTATCAGCATTCTAGTGTAACTCCCCCAGATGCTGCCGGCAATGAGTTGATGCTCTTAAAACTGCGCTATAAATTGCCCCAGAACAACACCAGTCAACTAATTACCCAAACCATCCAAGATGAGGATTTGAGAACCGACCAGATACTCTCCACAAACCTGAGATTTGCTGCTGCGGTAGCTACTTTTGGAATGGTGCTGCGTGACTCTGAGTATAAGGGGAATGCTAATTATGATTTGGCGATCAAGTTGGCGACTCAAGCGAAGGGGGAAGATCGGGAGGGCTATCGAGATGAATTTATTCGCTTGGTGGAACAATGTAGGGGATTGATTACAAGGAAATGA
- a CDS encoding ATP-binding protein, which yields MTTLAAIPDSNLLPYIPGYAIVEQLYAGSQTIVYRAVQESSQRPVVIKLLRQDYPTFSELLQFRNQYTITKNLNIPGIAHPYSLEAYGNSYALVMEDFGGISLRDYTQNYSLSLQEILEIARQIADILHDICQHQVIHKDIKPANILIHPESQQVKLIDFSIASLLPRETQEIKNPNVLEGTLAYLSPEQTGRMNRGIDYRSDFYAFGVTLYELLTGQLPFESHDPMELVHCHLAKLPLAPHSINPEIPAIASEIVLKLMAKNAEDRYQSALGLKHDLECCLNQWKATGRIETFVLGQRDVCVGVARRRHRFIIPEKLYGRETEVATLLKAFERVANGSSEMMLVAGFSGIGKTAAINEVHKPIVRQRGYFIKGKYDQFQRNIPFSALMQAFRDLMGQLLSESNVQLAAWKAKILAAVGENGQAIVDVIPELERIIGQQPPLPELSGSAVQNRFNLLFQKFIQVFTTPEHPLVMFLDDLQWADSASLNLLQLLICEANSGYLFILGAYRDNEVFPTHPLILTLEQIQQAQATVNTITLEPLVEITVNQLVADTLSCPKELAQPVTQLVYQKTQGNPFFTTQFLKALHEEGWIQFQPELGYWQCDLASVRQLALTDGVVEFMGLQLQKLPVETQEVLKLAACIGNQFDLNTLARVSETSLVDMATNLWTALQEGLILPISETYKFFQLNNSDNIDRGGEIVVSYKFLHDRVQQAAYSLIPEDQKQSTHFKIGQQLWANTPEAEREGKIFEIVNQLNYGLRLTAHKTSSGLLNVQNHDEISRLQELDLVQRHELAQMNLQAGQKAKAATAYETASKYFTAGLAVLTENGWENSYDLTLALYTEAAEIEYLTAHFEEAEQLSEIVLQHAQDLLEKVKMYEIKIYFYIAQNQMLAAIDICLQVLEFLGEPLFKEPPQELAIEDLMNLPEMLDPHKLAAMRIAIAMVTPSLNAKPDMLPLIAYTLVNLSIQFGNSAFSAFGYTFYGLVLCGSPTGIERGYRFGQLGLKLLELFNDRKLHAKVINIFDVFVRHWQEPARKTIAPLREAIQVGLEVGDIEYACYNATSYCNYLFFVGETLERVNQQQQKYIDMLLKFKQEYQIYFAQICRQLVLNLMGAAEDSLILVGESFDERKMLPILILDFGQKEVYSRV from the coding sequence ATGACGACACTGGCAGCAATCCCCGATTCGAATCTATTGCCGTATATCCCTGGTTATGCCATTGTTGAGCAACTCTATGCAGGTTCTCAGACAATAGTTTATCGAGCAGTACAGGAGTCAAGTCAGCGTCCAGTGGTGATTAAACTATTACGGCAAGACTACCCCACCTTTAGCGAATTATTACAGTTTCGTAACCAGTATACAATTACCAAAAATCTCAACATTCCTGGCATCGCCCACCCCTACAGCCTAGAAGCCTACGGTAACAGCTATGCCTTAGTAATGGAAGACTTTGGCGGTATTTCCCTGAGAGATTATACTCAAAATTATTCCCTGTCGTTACAGGAAATCTTAGAAATTGCTCGACAAATTGCCGATATTCTCCATGATATCTGCCAGCATCAAGTCATCCACAAAGATATTAAACCCGCCAACATTCTGATTCATCCAGAATCGCAACAAGTCAAGCTGATTGACTTCAGCATTGCCTCCCTCCTCCCCCGCGAAACCCAGGAAATTAAAAATCCCAATGTTTTGGAAGGAACCCTTGCCTATCTTTCCCCAGAGCAAACTGGACGAATGAATCGTGGTATTGATTACCGCAGTGATTTCTATGCTTTCGGGGTGACATTGTACGAACTTTTGACCGGACAATTACCGTTTGAGTCTCATGACCCGATGGAGTTAGTACACTGTCATTTAGCCAAGCTCCCACTCGCCCCACACAGCATTAATCCAGAAATTCCTGCGATCGCTTCAGAGATAGTATTGAAGTTGATGGCGAAAAATGCCGAAGATCGGTATCAGAGCGCCTTGGGTTTGAAGCATGACTTAGAATGCTGTCTCAATCAATGGAAAGCAACGGGTAGAATAGAAACCTTTGTCCTGGGACAACGGGATGTGTGCGTAGGCGTAGCCCGTCGTAGACATCGCTTCATTATCCCCGAAAAACTCTATGGGCGAGAAACAGAAGTTGCCACCTTGCTCAAAGCTTTTGAGCGCGTCGCTAATGGCAGTTCAGAAATGATGCTAGTAGCAGGATTTTCCGGGATTGGTAAAACTGCGGCGATCAATGAAGTCCATAAACCAATTGTCAGACAACGTGGTTACTTCATCAAAGGCAAGTACGATCAGTTCCAGCGGAATATTCCCTTCAGTGCCTTGATGCAAGCCTTTCGTGATTTGATGGGACAATTGCTGAGTGAGAGTAATGTCCAATTGGCAGCGTGGAAAGCGAAAATTTTGGCGGCCGTGGGTGAAAACGGACAAGCGATCGTTGATGTGATTCCTGAACTAGAGCGAATTATCGGTCAACAACCGCCACTCCCAGAACTATCTGGTAGTGCTGTCCAAAATCGTTTCAATTTGCTCTTTCAAAAATTTATCCAGGTTTTCACCACCCCTGAGCATCCGCTGGTGATGTTTCTAGATGACTTGCAATGGGCAGATTCGGCTTCTCTGAACTTGCTGCAATTATTGATCTGTGAAGCCAATTCTGGATATTTATTCATTCTGGGTGCTTATCGAGATAATGAAGTTTTTCCGACTCATCCCTTGATACTGACGCTGGAGCAGATTCAGCAAGCCCAAGCTACCGTTAATACGATTACCCTGGAACCCTTGGTAGAAATAACGGTGAATCAGTTGGTGGCAGACACCTTGAGTTGTCCCAAGGAACTGGCTCAACCCGTGACGCAATTGGTATACCAGAAAACCCAAGGGAATCCCTTTTTTACAACGCAGTTTCTCAAAGCACTGCACGAGGAAGGTTGGATTCAGTTCCAGCCAGAACTGGGTTACTGGCAATGTGATTTGGCTTCGGTGCGGCAATTGGCATTGACCGATGGAGTGGTAGAGTTCATGGGATTGCAGTTGCAGAAACTTCCGGTGGAGACACAGGAGGTTTTGAAACTGGCAGCTTGTATTGGCAACCAATTTGATTTGAATACCTTGGCAAGGGTCTCTGAAACATCACTTGTTGATATGGCGACCAACCTATGGACGGCGTTACAAGAAGGGCTGATTCTCCCCATTAGTGAAACCTACAAGTTCTTCCAATTAAATAACTCAGACAACATCGATCGCGGCGGTGAGATTGTTGTTTCTTATAAATTCTTGCACGATCGCGTCCAACAAGCTGCCTACAGTCTGATTCCAGAAGATCAAAAACAGTCTACCCACTTCAAAATTGGGCAACAACTGTGGGCAAATACGCCTGAAGCAGAGCGAGAAGGGAAAATTTTTGAAATTGTCAATCAATTGAATTACGGTCTGAGATTGACGGCTCACAAAACTTCTTCCGGATTGTTGAATGTACAAAATCATGACGAAATCTCCAGGTTGCAAGAATTAGATCTAGTTCAACGCCATGAACTGGCTCAAATGAACCTGCAAGCAGGACAAAAAGCCAAGGCTGCAACCGCCTATGAAACAGCAAGTAAATACTTCACAGCAGGGCTGGCAGTGCTGACAGAAAACGGTTGGGAAAATAGTTACGATCTGACCCTTGCTCTTTATACAGAAGCGGCTGAAATTGAGTACCTGACTGCCCATTTCGAGGAGGCAGAACAGCTTTCAGAAATTGTTCTTCAGCACGCCCAGGATTTGCTGGAAAAGGTGAAAATGTATGAAATCAAAATCTATTTCTACATTGCTCAAAATCAAATGCTGGCAGCGATAGACATCTGTCTGCAAGTGCTGGAGTTTTTGGGTGAACCTCTGTTTAAAGAACCCCCACAGGAGTTAGCGATCGAGGATTTAATGAACCTGCCAGAGATGCTCGATCCGCACAAGTTAGCAGCCATGCGAATTGCGATCGCAATGGTTACTCCCAGCTTGAACGCTAAACCAGATATGTTACCACTGATTGCTTACACATTAGTGAACCTATCGATTCAATTTGGCAACTCGGCATTTTCGGCATTTGGCTACACCTTTTATGGTCTGGTTTTATGTGGTAGCCCAACCGGAATTGAAAGAGGCTATCGGTTTGGACAATTAGGATTAAAATTGCTGGAGCTATTCAATGACAGGAAATTACATGCAAAAGTGATTAACATTTTTGATGTGTTTGTGCGGCACTGGCAAGAACCCGCTCGCAAAACGATCGCTCCCCTACGTGAAGCTATTCAGGTTGGATTAGAAGTGGGTGATATAGAATATGCCTGCTACAACGCCACCTCCTACTGCAACTATCTTTTCTTCGTCGGCGAAACACTGGAGCGGGTGAATCAGCAACAGCAAAAATACATCGATATGTTGTTGAAATTCAAACAAGAGTATCAAATTTACTTCGCGCAGATTTGTCGTCAGCTCGTGTTGAATTTGATGGGAGCAGCAGAAGATTCCCTAATACTCGTTGGGGAGAGTTTCGACGAGCGGAAAATGCTGCCGATTTTAATTTTGGACTTTGGACAAAAAGAAGTTTATTCGCGAGTGTGA
- a CDS encoding NF041680 family putative transposase: protein MAMPKFNNNQLIAQFQDFRQKIYNCFSSCSDACMDLLDALAGNTGANSIAELSLSPLFPRSYNSIYKAIQKSFNTNIQEKNNEEEEQEEQEKPNNLIRVVSELIKQPQQRPFYLFALDTTPHPRPYARTLAERGYIYQPNTIKGNKPINIGHSYSILSILPEKETGNAAPWSIPISGERVSLDKTGVDVGSEQISSVMSDSSLPWQEKLCVLVADSAYSQRSFLFDQSKHKNVVVIARVRSNRIFYQSPPVDESKKKRGCPKKYGERFNLADVETWHSPDETTQIQQTTCKGRLLNITILAWHQMLMRGTKHQKMYCHPFTLLRIHVTDDTNQSLWKPMWLIVIGEQRGEISPTVANHCYRQRFDIEHMLRFSKQRLLMTQFQTPDVLHEENWIHLVILAYVQLWAARELATHLPRPWERYLEQNNDKIATPSVVQRDFQRIISEIGTPARSPKTRGNSIGRVQGQVQTQRTKHPVVKKKSKSTLAKVKAA from the coding sequence ATGGCTATGCCAAAATTTAATAACAATCAATTAATAGCGCAATTTCAAGATTTTAGACAAAAAATTTACAACTGTTTTTCTTCATGTAGCGACGCCTGTATGGATTTGTTGGATGCGCTTGCGGGTAATACGGGAGCCAATTCAATTGCGGAGTTATCTTTAAGTCCTTTGTTTCCCAGAAGCTATAATTCTATTTATAAAGCAATTCAAAAATCATTTAATACAAATATTCAGGAGAAGAACAATGAAGAAGAAGAACAAGAAGAACAAGAAAAACCCAATAACTTAATTAGGGTGGTATCTGAGTTAATTAAGCAACCACAACAACGCCCTTTTTACTTATTCGCTCTTGATACAACACCGCATCCGCGTCCTTACGCGAGGACTTTAGCTGAACGTGGGTATATTTACCAGCCAAATACTATCAAGGGTAACAAACCGATTAATATTGGTCATTCTTATTCGATACTTTCTATCTTACCAGAGAAAGAAACTGGGAATGCCGCCCCTTGGTCAATACCAATATCAGGAGAAAGGGTATCACTTGATAAAACTGGTGTTGATGTGGGTAGTGAACAAATTTCCTCAGTAATGTCTGATTCATCACTGCCCTGGCAGGAAAAATTGTGCGTCTTAGTAGCAGATAGCGCCTATAGTCAGCGTTCATTTCTGTTTGACCAATCCAAACACAAAAATGTGGTAGTGATAGCCAGAGTTCGTAGTAATCGAATTTTCTACCAATCTCCACCCGTTGATGAGTCAAAGAAAAAACGTGGTTGTCCAAAAAAATACGGTGAACGGTTTAATTTAGCTGATGTTGAAACTTGGCACTCTCCCGACGAGACAACACAAATTCAGCAGACAACCTGTAAGGGTCGTCTTTTAAACATCACCATACTCGCTTGGCATCAAATGTTGATGAGGGGAACCAAGCACCAAAAAATGTATTGTCATCCTTTTACTCTGCTCAGAATTCATGTGACTGATGATACTAATCAATCTCTCTGGAAACCAATGTGGTTAATTGTCATAGGTGAGCAACGTGGAGAAATCTCACCTACGGTTGCAAACCATTGCTATAGACAAAGGTTTGATATTGAACACATGCTGCGATTTAGCAAGCAGCGTTTGTTGATGACGCAGTTTCAAACTCCAGATGTTTTGCATGAGGAAAATTGGATACATTTAGTAATCCTAGCTTACGTACAGTTGTGGGCGGCAAGGGAGTTAGCAACACACTTACCCAGGCCATGGGAGCGTTATTTAGAACAAAACAATGATAAAATTGCCACTCCAAGTGTAGTGCAACGCGATTTTCAGAGAATTATTTCAGAGATTGGTACACCCGCTCGTTCTCCCAAAACCAGAGGAAATTCCATCGGTCGAGTTCAAGGTCAAGTTCAAACACAACGAACTAAGCATCCTGTTGTCAAGAAGAAGTCAAAATCAACACTCGCTAAAGTCAAAGCCGCATAA